A DNA window from Clavibacter sepedonicus contains the following coding sequences:
- a CDS encoding ABC transporter ATP-binding protein produces the protein MTATETHRPPARAVPGTPLLEVEHLTIAFPTSRGPVEVVKDLSFRVEPDSTLGIVGESGSGKSMTSLAVMGLIPRGGTVTGSIKLAGEELVGRTDRELRAMRGDRMAMVFQDPLSSLNPYYTVGLQIEEAYRAHRPGSRKAVRSTVVAALERVGIKEAATRVDHYPHQFSGGMRQRIMIAMALCLEPELLIADEPTTALDVTVQAQILDLMRSIRAETGMGMLVITHDLAVVSSLADEVLVMQHGHRVESGTTERVFTAPEDPYTHALLEAIPRIDAAYDRLTTGPAS, from the coding sequence GTGACCGCCACAGAGACGCACCGCCCGCCCGCCCGCGCCGTCCCCGGGACGCCGCTCCTCGAGGTGGAGCACCTCACCATCGCGTTCCCCACGTCGCGGGGACCGGTCGAGGTCGTGAAGGACCTCTCCTTCCGCGTGGAGCCGGACAGCACCCTCGGCATCGTGGGGGAGTCCGGATCCGGCAAGTCGATGACCTCGCTCGCCGTGATGGGCCTCATCCCGCGCGGCGGCACGGTCACCGGATCCATCAAGCTGGCCGGCGAGGAGCTCGTGGGCCGCACCGACCGGGAGCTGCGGGCCATGCGCGGCGACCGCATGGCGATGGTGTTCCAGGATCCGCTCTCCTCGCTCAACCCCTACTACACGGTGGGGCTGCAGATCGAGGAGGCCTACCGGGCGCATCGCCCCGGCTCCCGGAAGGCCGTGCGCTCGACCGTGGTGGCGGCGCTCGAGCGGGTCGGGATCAAGGAGGCCGCGACGCGCGTGGACCACTACCCGCACCAGTTCTCGGGCGGCATGCGGCAGCGCATCATGATCGCGATGGCGCTGTGCCTCGAGCCCGAGCTGCTCATCGCCGACGAGCCGACCACGGCGCTCGACGTGACGGTGCAGGCGCAGATCCTCGACCTCATGCGCTCCATCCGCGCCGAGACGGGGATGGGCATGCTCGTCATCACCCACGACCTCGCGGTGGTCTCGTCGCTGGCCGACGAGGTGCTCGTCATGCAGCACGGGCACCGCGTGGAGAGCGGCACCACCGAGCGCGTGTTCACCGCGCCGGAGGACCCGTACACGCACGCCCTGCTCGAGGCGATCCCCCGCATCGACGCCGCCTACGACCGCCTGACGACGGGACCCGCCTCATGA